Proteins from a genomic interval of Parambassis ranga unplaced genomic scaffold, fParRan2.1 scaffold_24_arrow_ctg1, whole genome shotgun sequence:
- the LOC114430570 gene encoding coiled-coil domain-containing protein 39-like yields MKQQDAEMQQCALQLAKANQKLRENRAAIAEKKHLMEIQRNNRKETERKSAVANKQAVKLQQELKEQESDCGRLQDELKSCKGNLERTTSDVKMLTSHISTMKKDIQDYNDKLKEAKIHNAALEEKLKVEVDFPQS; encoded by the exons caaCTTGCAAAAGCCAACCAGAAGCTGAGGGAAAACAGGGCCGCcattgcagagaagaagcacctgatggagatccagaggaacaacaggaaagaaaccgagaggaagtcagcggtggccaacaaacaggcagtaaaactgcagcaggagctgaaggagcaggagagtgactgtggcaggctgcaggatgag ctgaaaagctgcaaagGCAACCTAGAGAGAACAACCTctgatgtgaagatgctgacgtcccacatatccacgatgaagaaggacatccaggactacaatgacaa actgaaggaagccaagatccacaatgctgcgctggaggagaaactgaaggttGAAGTAGATTTTCCTCAAAGCTAA